Proteins found in one Quercus robur chromosome 2, dhQueRobu3.1, whole genome shotgun sequence genomic segment:
- the LOC126705623 gene encoding uncharacterized protein LOC126705623, translated as MDDAKRRALIRSKAAKKTADDTPPATGPSNPSAKRKTQPKADRQAKKAKVSLDPVVGLMAEPPKTVTPTKHGVGKGLMKGPSKVDEKPPVLLREDSKHALEQISSIISAEDYEDLGNHSTEAMGETGLFAITQAMVMMKGLMGRCLSQETALDRVRAKAEKTEEELLQLRNWRPKIEKKLELSEKARKSLEQTTEEAKKALESKDKEIAELKNEVRQAKDAAVREYRDSDALITELGDSFHQGFMDALRQVRQAYPDVDPSKFKVEDPVQSSVVPVASEDTDDLFDVDDAVVDGAPAPAKDDQAEADTETVPQPVDNADKAQ; from the exons ATGGACGATGCCAAGAGAAGAGCCTTGATTCGGTCAAAGGCTGCAAAGAAGACTGCTGACGACACTCCTCCTGCGACGGGCCCAAGCAATCCGTCTGCTAAGCGGAAGACTCAGCCCAAAGCGGACCGTCAGGCCAAGAAGGCCAAAGTGTCTCTAGATCCCGTCGTGGGACTCATGGCGGAGCCCCCGAAGACGGTCACTCCAACCAAGCACGGGGTTGGCAAGGGTTTGATGAAAGGCCCGTCGAAGGTTGACGAGAAGCCGCCCGTCCTTCTTCGAGAGGATTCTAAGCATGCCTTAGAACAGATTTCCTCCATCATCTCGGCGGAGGATTATGAAGACTTAGGCAACcactcgacggaggccatgggggagacgggcctgTTTGCCATCACACAG GcaatggtcatgatgaaggggctgatgggacggtGCCTCAGCCAAGAGACGGCCTTGGATCGTGTACGGGCCAAGGCGGAGAAGAcggaggaggaactcctccaaCTGCGAAACTGGAGacctaaaatagagaaaaagcttGAGCTGTCGGAGAAGGCAAGGAAGAGCCTTGAACAGACGACGGAGGAGGCAAAGAAGGCTCTAGAGAGCAAGGACAAAGAAATAGCCGAGCTGAAGAACGAAGTCCGTCAGGCTAAGGACGCGGCGGTCCGTGAATACCGTGACTCCGACGCCCTAATCACTGAGCTGGGCGATTCTTTCCATCAGGGCTTCATGGATGCCCTCCGTCAAGTCAGGCAAGCTTATCCAGACGTGGACCCTTCTAAGTTCAAAGTTGAAGACCCGGTCCAGTCATCCGTCGTGCCTGTTGCCTCTGAGGATACAGACGACCTCTTTGATGTCGACGACGCCGTTGTTGACGGGGCGCCTGCACCAGCAAAAGATGACCAAGCTGAGGCTGACACGGAGACAGTTCCACAGCCCGTCGATAACGCGGACAAGGCTCAGTag
- the LOC126707565 gene encoding aspartic proteinase CDR1-like, with protein sequence MAAALRLNTFLSTLLVVLLLSLTEATYSGITVDLILRDSTESPSYNASHTHYDRLYKAFARSISRANHFRPSLKSKSSIQSNVIANGGEYLMKISLGTPAVEVLGIADTGSDLTWTQCEPCEKCYKQNLPLFDPQQSSTYGNVPCNSSPCKALDTASCGTDKNTCQYGYSYGDQSFTNGDLGVETLTIGSTTSRPVTLPNIVFGCGHNNDGTFSEAGSGIIGLGGGPLSLVSQLNNSIGGKFSYCLVPTENSNVTSKINFGSNGLVSGNGVVSTPLVAKDPSTFYYLTLEGISVGNKRFAYKASSKAVASNEGNIIIDSGTTLTLLPPEFHEDLVSAVEKAIDAERVSDPRGVLSLCFRSKDEIDIPIITAHFTGADVKLKPINTFARMDDDLVCFTMIPSGSVAIFGNLAQINFLVGYDLKAKKVSFLPADCTKH encoded by the coding sequence ATGGCTGCAGCTTTGAGATTAAACACTTTCCTCTCTACTTTATTAGTAGTACTTTTACTTTCATTGACAGAAGCAACTTACAGTGGAATCACAGTTGATCTCATACTGCGTGATTCGACAGAGTCTCCATCGTACAATGCCTCTCACACCCATTACGATCGCTTGTATAAGGCTTTTGCTCGTTCCATTTCACGGGCTAATCATTTCAGGCCAAGCTTAAAATCTAAGAGTTCAATCCAATCAAACGTAATAGCTAATGGCGGAGAATACCTCATGAAGATTTCCCTTGGAACCCCAGCAGTTGAGGTGCTTGGCATTGCAGATACAGGCAGTGATCTAACATGGACACAATGTGAGCCATGTGAAAAATGTTACAAGCAAAACCTTCCTCTCTTTGATCCCCAGCAATCTTCAACATATGGTAACGTGCCTTGCAATTCAAGTCCTTGCAAGGCATTAGACACTGCCTCTTGTGGCACTGATAAAAACACCTGCCAGTATGGTTATTCATATGGAGACCAATCATTCACTAATGGTGATCTTGGTGTTGAAACGTTAACCATTGGCTCAACTACTAGCCGTCCGGTCACATTACCGAATATTGTATTTGGGTGCGGGCACAATAATGATGGTACATTTAGTGAGGCAGGATCAGGCATAATTGGCCTAGGAGGTGGCCCTCTTTCTCTGGTCTCTCAACTAAACAATTCTATTGgtggaaaattttcttattgtttagttcccacagaaaattcaaatgttacAAGCAAGATTAATTTTGGTAGCAATGGCTTGGTTTCTGGCAATGGTGTGGTTTCAACACCCTTGGTTGCAAAAGATCCTTCCACATTCTATTACCTTACTCTAGAGGGCATTAGTGTTGGGAACAAGAGGTTTGCCTATAAGGCTTCTTCTAAGGCTGTTGCTAGTAATGAGGGTAACATTATTATTGACTCAGGCACAACTTTAACCCTTCTTCCACCTGAATTTCATGAAGATTTGGTATCAGCCGTAGAGAAAGCTATTGATGCTGAACGTGTTAGTGACCCGAGGGGTGTTCTTAGTCTTTGTTTCAGGTCTAAAGATGAAATTGATATCCCCATTATCACGGCTCATTTTACTGGTGCTGATGTGAAGTTGAAGCCAATCAATACATTTGCTAGAATGGATGATGATTTGGTTTGCTTCACCATGATACCATCTGGTAGTGTGGCCATATTTGGGAACTTGGCTCAGATAAACTTCTTGGTGGGATATGACCTCAAGGCCAAGAAAGTGTCCTTCCTGCCTGCTGATTGCACCAAGCACTAG